The DNA segment CACTGGGGAGCTTGATGCCCAGGGTTAGCTGCGTGATCTATGCACACATTCTCAACCCCGCCCCTTCCCCGAAAACTTCTGCTTCAGAAATCATCCTCAGTCACAAGTAAGGTATGGGAATCCCCCATAATGCTCTGTCTCGTAAGGCCAACGATTGACCGGCTAGGAAGCATGCTCAGCTGTCTTCAACGCAATCGCAatgggttagggttagggttcaTAAGGGGTGTTTCTCGGACAGATATCCAGTCACAGCACTCTGCCGCTGCGGACATCATTGGCTACACTAGTTGACGACAGGACCGACGGTTGACTGGCTTCCCTGCGAGCCACATCCCGGGGAGCGGCGAGGGCTGGCTTCTTCAAGGTTGGGCTGCCGCTCGTAGGGCTGACGCGATGCGGCGCAAAGAGAGCTTCTGTGTAGTTAGCGGACGGAAGGCGTTCCGTGGGGAATGGTGTTCAGAATCAGTTCTGCCATCCCACGCTTCCGTGCTCAGTCAAGTGGCTTGCTGGCAAAGCTTTCAGCAAGACGCTGCGGAGTTACCTAAAAGATAGAGCGGCCTGCCGTATTTCTAACCTCTCAGGCCAGCCGCTAAGAGTGAGGTTTCATGATGTTCATCGATTCGCGACCCGGAACCCAAACCCTGAGTGCCCGGGTGTAAAATACCGTGTTGCGCACCGTGCCTTCTCCGAAGAATCCCTCTTGTTGCATGGGTCCGCCGAGCATGGGGCCGGCCCACTCCATCCCGAAGATCCGGCGTTGACATCATGCCGAATTTTAAACTCAGCAAAAGCCGCTTCCAGTCGACCGTCCAAACGCATACGCGCTCAGTGCTCCTCATGGCGCCACTACGCTGCATCAACGCGCCTGCAACGGCCAGCCTGTTCGTCCAGCTCAGCATGCGTCGCCAGGCCATCTCGAGCGGCCTATCCATCTTCGACATCCTCCTGCCTTCGCCCACccacgcggcggccgcggcaacTGCAGTTCGCGCGCATCGCGCATTTTCCGTCGCGAGAGCGCGCAGCCGACGAGATGTCCCATTGCAATCCAATGGTGGAGCATGGAAAGGCTCGACATCACGCGCCACACTGGCGGAGCCCCGCGTAACGCCGCTCGGTCCCGGCTTCCGCCCGTTCAGCACCTCCTCCCCAAGGAGCGCGACGCACGCCATCTATAACCGGCAAGTAGACGACGACGGTAATGAGATGACGTTGGAGATCACTCCGCGCGCAGCAAATGTACATCCACCTTCCGGCCCCGTTTTCTCTGCTCCCTCCCTGCCCCCCATCTGCCCACCAAGCGACTAACCCCGACTCCTGCAGAGGCTCTCCGAAATAATGGCCAAAGACTCGAACCCGCACCTGGCCCTCCGGATCGAAGtcgagagcggcggctgccACGGCTTTCAGTACCTCATGAAACTCGTGACATTGCCACCGTCACTTCCCGTCAGCGATTCGTCGGCCCCTGCTGCCGAGGAAGACTCGGAGTCGGCCGTCATCCGCGAGGACGACACGATATTCGCTTTCACACCCGAGGGGAGTACTTCTCCAGGAGACCTGACGGCTCCCAAGATCATCCTTGATCTGCCTTCGCTTGAAATACTGAAGGGGAGTAAGGTCGACTTCACGATGGAACTCATTGGGTCACAGTTCAAGATTGTGGACAACCCGCTGGCGACGAGCAGTTGTGGCTGTGGTACAAGCTTTGATATCAAGATATGACCCCACAACTTGGCGAGGAAAAATATCAGAACTCAGGATAGAGCGATTTGTACAGAACTGCAGGCGTCGATACCCAGAGATAAACGGTCACTGGCAGGTCAGACACGGGAGAGACTGGCAACCTTGAAGAATTGGGCCGTACCCTGGCCGAGAGAGAGCAGGCTACATCACAAGTACCCAGCGTGAATCGGATGCTGTGTGCAAGAACGACATCATGTTCAATTCATTCCCCGTGAGCCAATCCGACTTTCCCGATAAACGCCGAGCACCCAATGCCACTGCCCATGACCGAGAGACAGGAAGCCGCAAAACCATCAAGGCAACCGCTTTAGTTCATCTGGCGGATCAGAGCGTTGATGTGCTCCTCCCGGTTACCCAGGTCACCACCCTCAATGAAGTGCTTGAACTTGCGGGGACGGAAGCCACCGGTGGGGTTGCTGAGCTTGAAGGGCCAGAGGAAGTTGGCGGCCTGCTTGAAGTTGGGGCCAACCGTATAGATCTCGTGGATGAGATCCTCCATGCAAATGATGCCGTATTTGCCGAGGTTCTCCTCGATGATGGCGTTATCGGTCAAGGCGATGCGCTGGCCGTTGACCTTGCCGTAGCCGCGCTTGTACACCAGCTCCTTGACGCTCTTGAGGTTGGGATAACCGTAGGTAACCCACGGCTCGACAACCTTGATCATCTCGGAGGTGGCCTTGGTAACGCGGACGAAGACACCGTTGTTGATCTGCAGCAGGCGGAGGAGCTGAAGGATCTTGCGCGGCTTGGGAGGGATCTTGTTGATACTGTGGTGTTGTCAGTGGTTAATCCGGCAAGCTATGGGCAACAGCCTGACTTACCCCTTGATGCGGATGACGAAGATCAGCTTCGCCTCAGCAGGAATGTAGAAAGAGCCATTCTGCTTGGCGAGGCGAGCAAGGCGGATCTTCTCCCGCTCGGCGTCACGGTACTCCTTGACGTACTTCTCAGCACGCTTGAAGATGACGCCACGCTTCTCCTTGTTGGCCTGGAGAGTCACGTCAGCATACTTGTGCCCTTGATTCGGTCCATCAAGCGCAGAGTGGCCCAGCAAATTCGATCAGACCCGAAAGATGGTACAAGTTTAGCAACAGCATTGACATGGGTCTAGTCGCTAGGTGTGTTGTGCATCATGTCATTCATGGGAGGGCCGGGATGGAATGTGGAAAAGCACACCTTCTTCCGCTTCTCCTGCTCGGCAGCACGCTCAGCGCGAGCCTTCTCCTGCGACTTGCGCTTCTTCAGGAGAGTCTCGGGAACGAGAACATCGTTCTGTGTCGGGACGGACCTAAGCATTTCAGATTAGTACGTAGTCCGACATACTGCATGCAGTATGTGGTAGAGCGCCGGTGGAGAACTGCTGCTCAAGTGCGACATTCTCTCGTGGCTGACTCGATTGCCGAACGTTGATCGACGGGGAAGCTCTGCGTCAAGAGCGCCGTTGCAGGCAGCCCAAGACCCAGGGCAGATGCCCATCTTTGCAACACCTTGGACAAAGCCCAAGAGGTCTGCTCGCGTTGGGAGCCGCGCGCGCTTCTGGTCAGGACGCAGGAAGCTGTCATCGGCTACGCCCCAAGCGGCAATGAATTTAAGGGAGAAAGCAGAGCCTTCAACCCCAACACCCCGCGAAACATCTCTCAGTCTGCAAGCCGGATCGGGTTCCAGGCCTAGAGAACAGAGGGAGAATCGCCGGAGGGATCGAGCTGGAGCGATGCCGGGTTCGAACCCGAAGCCCGGCAAAGCATCCAGTGAGAGGACCACGCCAATCTGCAGAGTCTCGTCATGCGACACGCGACGATACCATTCATGAGTTTATGAAAACGATCTGGGGTGAGGCATACGTAGAAGCCATCTTGAGGAGTTGGTCGACCGCTCGCTGTTGCTGAGGCTCTCGCTGCTTGTCGGTTCGCACGAGGTTTCGAGCAGAAATTCGCTGGTGGGCGAAACAGAAAAAAAGGGCGAAATTGAGTGGGGCCAAGTTACGGCTGTCCTCGCTTAGGGCTTCGAGCCAGAAAGATGTGCCCCGCTTTCTGCAGCCCCTCACCGCCAGAATTGATAGGGCATTCTTCACCGCACTCACCAAATTTCCAAAAGTAACCGACGACCGGACCATTTCGCAGGAGCAACCAACAGCAAAAGCCCCTCGAACAACGGATCACAGTCAAGATGCCCCCGAAGAAGGCCGCTCGTCCTGCGCAGGAGAACATCTCCCTGGGCCCCCAGGTCCGGGAGGGTGAGCTCGTGTTTGGCGGTGGGTGACTTTCCCGCGCCGAGTATCGTCGACAGCTGCGCTGACGCCGTTTCTTTTAGTTGCCCGCATCTTCGCCAGCTTCGTGAGCAGTTTCCTCCGGCAGAGGTTGATCTAAGCCAATTGCTAACGATTCCAAAAGAACGACACCTTCGTTCACGTCACCGATCTCAGGTTCGTAAGCCACTGAAGACCGGCTACTGGACacggaggaagaggaggagccaTGCGCGACTCTGCGCTCGGACACAAGAGAGGATGCATGGTTCGCAGGCTAACACTCTGGGTGATTCCAGCGGCCGTGAAACCATCTGCCGTGTTACTGGTGGTATGAAGGTCAAGGCCGACCGCGACGAGTCTTCCCCCTACGCCGCCATGTTGGCTGCTCAGGACGTCGCGGCCCGCTGCAAGGAGCTCGGAATTACTGCCCTCCACATCAAGATCCGTGCCACTGGTGGTATGTTTGGCACTGCTGGTCCTGCTCTTTCGCTTGGAGCGCGCTTTTTTCTGACACTTGTGCCTTCGCAGGTAACGGCACCAAGACCCCTGGTCCTGGCGCCCAGTCCGCCCTCCGCGCTCTCGCCCGGTCTGGCATGAAGATTGGCCGCATTGAGGACGTTACCCCGACCCCGTCTGACTCGACTCGCCGCAAGGGCGGTCGCCGTGGTCGCCGTCTCTAAATATCTTGGGGCTGGTCGTGGCGTTCTGGGGAGGATTCGGTTCTCGCTTGGGTTCTTGCTGTGGCGTTGACAACTACGAGGGGAACGGCTTGAGATTGCCTGGTCTCCATATCCTGGCGCTTGTCACATGTTGCTTAATGGCACACCTGCAGCAGATGAGATAGAGAATCAAACGGAGCTACAAAGGTAGCCCGGAACAACGCTGCCTTGCGTCTAGGTCATCCGCGACTCCGAGTCATCGGTTCATCGGTTCTTTTTTGAAACAAACATCACCCTGACTCCTGGATTTCTGTCATGTCAGTATGTCCTGGTCGCGAGAAACATAGGCGCAAACGCTGAATTGCACGCATCCCGCCAACTGATGAGCAAGTCAAATCACCATATTCACGGCCCGACCTTTACCCCGGCTGTCTTTGGCACAAGTACCCGGCCTTCCTCGCATAGTCAAAATgtcgggggggggggagagttggggggggggtggggggggaggggggggggagagAACGAGCACTTGCAGCCCACCAGTTGTTAGAGGATAGGTAGCCAAGTGCTCGAGGACGGCTACAGTGAGGAACCAAATGGACTTTTGCTGCGGCCAGTGGCTGTTCGATACGCTCAAGTTGGCAAGTCACCATCTCGCCGTACCTTGTCAGCTGTATCTCCCCATGTGTTCGGAGCCCCACACAGAGCAGCCCACCAGACGAATGGGGACCCCAAACGAAAAGAAAAGGGAAGGGAAAATGAAATGTCATTCTTCTCTGCCTTTCCTGGTCTACTGTGGCGCAAAGCATCAGCACAACGAGGACCAATTTTGGGACGTAACATGCCCAGCCCCAATGCCAAATCAAACGAGAGTCATGTAACCCCATCGCCCCAAGCCTAAGCACGAACCGCAGCACCCAGAGCACCACCCGTGAACTGCGTGCCACCGGCCTGCCGCTGAGTGTTACCGCCAGTCCTTGCGCCGCCCCTGCCAGTCCGTTGGCCAGCGCCCCTCTGACCGCCCTGCCTTCCATCCTTCCTGCTGAAAGCGTTTGCTGACCCTTGCGTCTTAACCTCGAGAGTGCGCTCGTTTGTCTCGATGAGCGCGCTGGCCTTGTCCGAGAGGGCCAGCGCCAAACTCTGGAGACGGCTGAGCTCCACACCCTTGCGGAAGATGACAGTCTCGGTGACCTGATCaagagcggcggcgagctcctcgTGGTTGATCATTTTGCTAACCACGGCAGCCACCTTGGCTGGGTCGAGCTCGAACATGCTGCTCAAAGTCTCGATGGCCAAGGTGTCATAGAAAGGAGCATACGTGAAAAGGTATGTCCGAAGACCCTCCTCCTGGATCTGCTTGGCGAGCATCGCCTTGATCTCGTCCGCACTCGGCATGAGATCCCAAATCTTGATGCTGTGGATGAACTGAATAGCCTTCTTCCATTCACCAGCCGCAAGAGCCTTGGATGCCTGCATGACGTGGTCTCGAGTGTTCTCCGGCGGGCCCGTGAAGATTTGCCGCTCGTGATACTCAAGCATGCGACGGTACGTCTTGCTGATGACGCGCTTCTTGATGTCCGGCGAAGAGCCAGTTTGGGCCAGAAGCGGGATCTCGAGGAGCATGCTGCACGTCAGATAGACGCACTCGAGGAGCTCCAGGTTGATGTGCATGTGGAAGGGGAGCTGCCGTTGCTTCTCAAGTCGCTCCTGCTCCGGTGTGACTTGGCTGTACCGCTGGATCATCACACCTTGAGCGAGGAGCTCCTTTTGGCGCCCGCTGCCACAGATATCTTGCAGCGTATGTTGAGCATCATACACCAGGCCCCTCCGGAAGGCGCagaggccgacctggacAAGCGTGCGGTTGTAGAGAATCTGGGTGGCGATGTCGAAGTTGGCGATGTTCTCCTGCAAGTGCGAGGTGAGCATCATGTCGCGGGCCTTGTAATACTCGTCATGCAACGCCAAGAAGTAGATCTGGCAGAGCATTGCACGAGCGCGGATGATGCCCTCGCTGTTCTCGAAGAGATAGCTGCAGAGAGTGTGGACGAGCTTCGCCGCATCGCCGGCCAGGCTCCGGGGTGTGATCGTGGAATCGATGCTGCTTGAGACTTGTTTCCACGAGTTTTCCTCCAGAATCTTCACCACCTGGGCGGGCTGAGACTAGTTAGCGAGGACGCGTGAAAGCGGACGATGCGCTTTTTCTGTCCGACGCACCTTGAAGTAGACGTGATCCAGCCGACGCTGGATAATCCGGTTCAAGCTCTCTTGCGGAACTTCGAGCGAAGCATCCTTCTGGATGGTCTCGTAGTAAAGAAGACCTTGCAGGATAATGTTGTACAGGGACGCCTCGTCCGTCAGTCTCTCGATGTACTCCGAGGTGTGGGGGTCGATGCTCTGCAACGAGCGGGTGAGTTCGTCGTCCAGGCGTTCGATGTAGGACACAACACTGCCAGGAACCTTGATGTACTTGTCATCAGGCCCTAGAACAGGGGTTTTCTCATCATCGTCCCACTCCTCCGCGTTCTCAATCACAACGTGGTCCTTGTGTGTctcgaggagcgcgaggagaGCCCTGAGTTCCTTCTCCGCAGCCTTCCAGTGCTCCAGAGGCATTGAGGTAGTTGTGCCGGAGCCGAGATCAAACCGAGCCGAAACCAGAGTCTGAAGCACGCGGATTTTGAGGTAAGGAGTCTCGGCAACCTTGTTGAGCTCTTCCATGATCCTGATCTGCTCCAAACGGTCGGTGTTCTTCCGGCCTCTGGATTCGAGGATGGCACGGAGGTGCTTCTGAATGCTCTCGGGAGAAAACGGAATGGCTTTGCCGCGCTTGTCAACTCTGGCAAATCCCTTCTCCTCTTCGTCCGCCGCTTCTTCGGGAGCAAGACTGTCCTGGAACTTGACCTTGGTGGGTTTCGGCAGCGGggcttcctcctcgtccgactCCATGAAGGCATCGCGGTCTTGTCTGAACGCATCGATCTGGGACTGATAGTCTTTGTTGTTCTTTTTGATGCGTTGCTTGACGGCATTGAGGCCGCGGGCGTTTGTGGCATTCATCTTCTTCGGTGTGACCTTCTGCTTGGCCAGAGTCTCATTCAGAAAGTCTTCCAATTCAGTGATGCACTTGATGTACGACTTCGGAGCCTTGCCGCCATCTTGAAGCTTCACGACCTGGCGGTTGAGCTTGTCGAATTCTAGGTCAAGTTAGCCCTgtgccccgccgccgtgaACGGGAAACACACCATTCGCGATCGACCCCCAGTCGTTGATCTTCTGGCCATTCTGGATGGCAGTGATGGTGGCCTCGAGCTCTTCAAAGCGCTTGTCCTTGGCACTCTTGACCTTGGTCGTGCCCTCGACATCGCTCTCCTCACTTTCGGATGATGCCTGATCGACCAGGAACCGGGACAAGCCCTTTTTCTGCGCTCCGGCTTCATCATCGCTGgattcctcctcctcctcctcttcctcctcggaagactcctgctcctcctgctcctcctcctcttcctcctcggagGTCGAGTACagttcctcctcgtccgagcTGCTCTCGGTCGAgctgtcgtcgccgccgcggaagaACCGAGACATGGTGAATGTCAGAACCTAATCAGGCGCAAATCCGAGTCGAGAGCTGTTCGCGGGATTCGGCGATTCAGAAGCGGCGTCGTGCTTTGCCAGCGATTGCAGAGCAAAACTGAATGGAGGGGTTCAATAATAAATTTTCGCTGAAAGGTGATTTTTGGTGGGGCGATTCGGGGCTTAGCGACTTGCGGCGAGTGGGAAAGCGGCAATCCATCCACCCGTCGACCCTTGCCACCGCAGTGACGCCAGCTGGTGAGTATCAAAGAAGCCGCCACTCCAGGCAAGATGGCGTTTTTCAGGATAGAGACCTGTAAGCGGGGGATGCACCTTTGTTGACGAAAGTGATCAGAATAGAAGCGACTATATGAGAAGCACATGAAGTACGGAGCGCTACGGAATATCTACATAAAATACGTAAAGTTAACAGGTGGCGGCACCAGCCACTGAGAGAACGGCAGGTGAACTAACATGTGGCGGTGGAAATTACGATACGTATTCATACGTACTAGTTTTGCGCTATGTTACGGTATGAGATTAACTATCGGGGCGGCACAGTAAACGGGGCTCTGACATGCTGCGCGTGAGCATCTtggcgccgccagcttcgCGAGGGAGCTCCGAGATTTTTTGTATCGAACATCAGCAAACTCCCGGCGTTATCAAAGCCAACGCCGCAAACGCGACATACCCGCTTCTGATAGTTAAGGGATCGCTGCTTTCATTTCCTTTTTTATGGAGGCTTTCTCCAACGCAACTTTTGATTGACATCGGCGCGAGAGCGCAGCCGCACCGACTTGCCCCGCCCGACAAGTCGAGCCACCAAGTCTCCTGGTGACGCTGCCGTGGGCTGTCAAACAATCTCGATATGTCTTcactcccgccgccgccgcctcctcctggcTGGgggcctcctccgccgccgccaaccccgccgccgccgggccctcCGTCCTCACTGCCTCCGCCTCCTGCGatcccggcgccgcctcctccaggcTACCTACCACCGACCGACCCGCAAATCGCCAAGTTCGcgcagaagaagaaagaaTGGCTCCGCATGCAGCGCAACCGATTCGGCGAGAAGAGGAAGGGCGGTTTCGTGGAGACGCAAAAGGCCGACATGCCTCCGGAGCACCTGCGCAAGATCGTCAAGGATATCGGAGATGTCTCGCAGAAGAAGTACACCAGCGACAAGCGCAGCTATCTGGGTGCGCTGAAGTTCATGCCGCACGCAGTAATGAAACTGCTGGAGAACATGCCGATGCCGTGGGAATCCGCGAGGGAGGTCAAGGTGCTATACCACGTCAATGGCTGCTTGACCCTTGTCAACGAGATACCCCGGGTCATCGAGCCAGTCTTCTTTGCGCAGTGGGCAACCATGTGGACCACGATGCGGAAAGAGAAGAGCGACCGGAGACTGTTCAAGCGCATGCGGTTTCCGCcgttcgacgacgaggagccgCCCCTGTCCTGGTCCGAGAACATCGAGGATGTTGAGCCGCTGGAGCCTATCCAGATGGAactcgacgaggaggaagaggcccCCGTCTATGAATGGTTCTACGACCACCAGCCGCTTCTCGACACGTCGCACGTGAACGGGCCGAGCTACAGGAGATGGAACCTTACGCTCCCGCAGATGGCAAGCTTGTACCGCCTGAGTCTGCCGTTGGTGTCCGATGTCGTGGACCCGAACTACTTCTATCTCTTTGAGCTGAAGAGCTTCCTCACCGCCAAGGCGCTGAACGTGGCGTTGCCAGGCGGCCCTCGCTTCGAACCGCTCTACAAGGACATCGACCCCAACGATGAGGACTTCGGCGAGTTCAACGCGATGGACCGCATCATTTTCCGCACCCCCATCCGGACCGAGTGCCGTGTTTCCTACCCATACCTGTACAATGCGCTGCCGCGAAGCGTGCATCTCTCCTGGCATTCTCATCCCCAGATTGTGTATTCCAGGACGGAGGATCACAATCTCCCTGCCTTTTATTTCGACAGCAGCATCAACCCCATCTCCTCGCGGGCTGTTGCCCCGAAGAACATCACGGTCAGCCACGAAGATGAACTTTTTGGCCAGGGCAACATCGAggagccggaggaggaggcgttTGAGCTCCCCGCTGCGGTTGAACCCTTCTTAGCGGACGAGGAGCTATACACGGAAGACACAGCGTCCGCGATTGAGCTGTGGTGGGCGCCCTACCCCTTCGACCGCCGGTCAGGGCGCATGGTGCGGGCTCAGGACGTGCCCCTTGTCAAGCACTGGTACCTCGAGCACTGCCCGCCCAAGCAGCCGGTCAAAGTTCGGGTCTCCTACCAGAAGCTCCTCAAGACCTACGTGCTCAACGAACTGCACAAGAAGAGGCCCAAGTCACTGCAGAAGCAGAACCTGCTCAAGACTCTGAAGCAGACGAAGTTCTTCCAGCAGACGACGATTGACTGGGTCGAAGCTGGCCTCCAAGTGTGCCGCCAAGGCTTCAACATGCTCAACCTGTTGATTCACCGGAAGAACCTCACATACCTTCATCTCGACTACAACTTCAATCTCAAACCCGTCAAGACCTTGACGACCAAGGAGCGGAAGAAGTCCCGATTTGGAAACGCCTTCCACTTGATGCGAGAAATTCTACGCCTGACTAAGCTCATTGTCGATGCTCAGGTGCAGTACCGGCTTGGAAACATCGACGCTTTCCAACTCGCTGATGGCATCCTTTACGCCTTCAACCACGTCGGGCAGCTGACGGGCATGTACCGATACAAGTACAAGCTGATGCACCAGATTCGCTCTTGCAAAGATCTGAAGCACTTGATCTACTACCGGTTCAACGCTGGCCCGGTTGGCAAAGGGCCGGGCTGTGGCTTCTGGGCGCCCGCATGGAGAGTTTGGCTGTTTTTCATGCGCGGCATCATcccgctgctcgagcgcTGGCTTGGAAACCTTCTCTCGCGTCAGTTCGAGGGTCGCCACAGCAAGGGAGTGGCCAAGACCGTGACGAAGCAGCGTGTCGAATCGCACTTCGATCTGGAGCTGCGCGCCTCGGTCATGGCTGACCTGATGGACATGATGCCGGAGGGGATCAAGCAGAGCAAGGTCAATACGGTGCTGCAGCACCTCTCGGAGGCCTGGAGGTGTTGGAAGAGCAACATTCCTTGGAAGGTGCCGGGCTTGCCTGCCGCCATCGAGAACATCATCCTGCGTTACGTCAAGGCCAAAGCCGACTGGTGGATATCAGTCGCCCACTACAACCGAGAGCGCATCCGCAGGGGCGCCACTGTCGACAAGACTGTGGCCAAGAAGAACGTCGGACGTTTGACCCGCCTGTGGCTCAAGGCCGAGCAGGAAAGACAGCACAACCACATGAAAGACGGCCCGTACGTCTCGTCGGAGGAAGCTGTCGCAATCTACACGACAACAGTCCATTGGCTCGAGTCTCGGAAGTTTTCACCCATCCCCTTCCCGAGCGTCTCGTACAAGCATGACACGAAGATCTTGATCTTGGCGCTTGAGCGCTTGCGGGAGGCCTACTCCACCAAGGGCAGGTTGAACCAGAGCCAGCGGGAGGAGCTCGCTTTGATCGAGCAGGCATACGACAGCCCCGGGACCACCCTGGAGCGGATCAAGCGCTTCCTCCTGACGCAGCGGGCGTTCAAAGAGGTCGG comes from the Thermothielavioides terrestris NRRL 8126 chromosome 4, complete sequence genome and includes:
- a CDS encoding 60S ribosomal protein L7, whose protein sequence is MLRSVPTQNDVLVPETLLKKRKSQEKARAERAAEQEKRKKANKEKRGVIFKRAEKYVKEYRDAEREKIRLARLAKQNGSFYIPAEAKLIFVIRIKGINKIPPKPRKILQLLRLLQINNGVFVRVTKATSEMIKVVEPWVTYGYPNLKSVKELVYKRGYGKVNGQRIALTDNAIIEENLGKYGIICMEDLIHEIYTVGPNFKQAANFLWPFKLSNPTGGFRPRKFKHFIEGGDLGNREEHINALIRQMN
- a CDS encoding 40S ribosomal protein S14 — protein: MPPKKAARPAQENISLGPQVREGELVFGVARIFASFNDTFVHVTDLSGRETICRVTGGMKVKADRDESSPYAAMLAAQDVAARCKELGITALHIKIRATGGNGTKTPGPGAQSALRALARSGMKIGRIEDVTPTPSDSTRRKGGRRGRRL